The following proteins are encoded in a genomic region of Zea mays cultivar B73 chromosome 9, Zm-B73-REFERENCE-NAM-5.0, whole genome shotgun sequence:
- the LOC103638133 gene encoding probable lysophospholipase BODYGUARD 3 yields the protein MHIATCVWQEKASAGGMGGAAAGGGGCAGGEWGAARAKVASVLGVAGCALNCAVSFVVFSALDVLDVVLCLVYKLVDYAAEAEWKSCYCAAASGPRAAQLPLAAAPPAAGGPKVVRLSASSAKLQLEDVSDTLYVRPSLLADATRAGNGSGSGVAPALTVSPAIAELIRGKMDRAPRPPRQAPCWSDCDCKVCHAWSGSPASSSHLYVHVQAPAMAVETEDVVFIHGFISSSVFWTETVFPAFSPSARSRYRMFAVDLLGFGRSPKPAESLYTLREHVEMIERSVLRRYRIGSFHVVAHSLGSVLALALAVKYPAAVRSLTLLAPPYFPVPESESESAAQYVMRRVAPRRVWPPIAFGASMACWYEHVSRTICLTICRHHRVWDRLFRIFTRNRVRTFLIEAFMCHTHNAAWHTLHNIICGSAGRMGAYLDAVDRGLSCKVAFFHGRDDELLPVECTLAAGARVPRARVTVYDRKDHITIVVGQERLFAAELEAIWRAD from the exons ATGCACATTGCGACCTGCGTGTGGCAAGAgaaggcgtcggccggcggcatGGGGGGAGCTGCTGCTGGTGGAGGCGGCTGCGCCGGCGGAGAGTGGGGCGCGGCGCGCGCGAAGGTGGCGTCGGTGCTGGGCGTGGCCGGGTGCGCGCTCAACTGCGCGGTGAGCTTCGTGGTGTTCTCGGCGCTGGACGTGCTGGACGTGGTGCTGTGCCTGGTGTACAAGCTGGTGGACTACGCGGCGGAGGCGGAGTGGAAGTCGTGCTACTGCGCGGCGGCGTCGGGCCCGCGGGCGGCGCAGCTGCCCCTCGCCGCCGCGCCACCAGCGGCGGGCGGGCCCAAGGTGGTGCGGCTGTCGGCGTCGTCCGCGAAGCTGCAGCTGGAGGACGTGTCGGACACGCTGTACGTGCGGCCGTCGCTGCTGGCCGACGCGACGCGGGCGGGcaacggcagcggcagcggcgtgGCCCCCGCGCTCACCGTGAGCCCCGCCATCGCGGAGCTGATCCGCGGGAAGATGGACCGGGCCCCGCGGCCGCCGCGGCAGGCGCCGTGCTGGTCCGACTGCGACTGCAAGGTGTGCCACGCCTGGAGCGGGTCCCCGGCGTCGTCGTCCCACCTGTACGTGCACGTCCAGGCGCCGGCGATGGCGGTGGAGACGGAGGACGTGGTGTTCATCCACGGCTTCATCTCGTCGTCCGTGTTCTGGACGGAGACGGTGTTCCCGGCGTTCAGCCCCTCGGCGCGGTCCCGGTACCGGATGTTCGCCGTGGACCTGCTGGGGTTCGGGCGCAGCCCCAAGCCGGCGGAGTCGCTGTACACGCTGCGCGAGCACGTGGAGATGATCGAGCGCTCCGTGCTCCGGCGCTACCGGATCGGGTCGTTCCACGTGGTGGCGCACTCCCTCGGGTCCGTGCTGGCGCTCGCCCTCGCCGTCAAGTACCCCGCCGCCGTCAGGTCGCTCACGCTCCTCGCGCCG CCCTACTTCCCGGTGCCGGAGTCGGAGTCGGAGTCGGCGGCGCAGTACGTGATGCGGCGCGTGGCTCCGCGGCGGGTGTGGCCGCCGATCGCGTTCGGGGCGTCCATGGCGTGCTGGTACGAGCACGTGAGCCGCACCATCTGCCTCACCATCTGCCGCCACCACCGCGTCTGGGACCGCCTCTTCAGGATCTTCACCAGGAACAG GGTGCGGACGTTCCTGATCGAGGCGTTCATGTGCCACACGCACAACGCGGCGTGGCACACGCTGCACAACATCATCTGCGGCAGCGCGGGGCGGATGGGCGCGTACCTGGACGCGGTGGACAGGGGGCTGTCCTGCAAGGTGGCGTTCTTCCACGGCCGCGACGACGAGCTGCTCCCCGTCGAATGCACGCTGGCGGCGGGCGCCAGGGTGCCCCGCGCGCGCGTCACCGTCTACGACCGCAAGGACCACATCACCATCGTCGTCGGACAGGAGCGACTCTTCGCCGCCGAGCTAGAGGCCATCTGGAGGGCCGACTAG